A genomic region of Arachis hypogaea cultivar Tifrunner chromosome 5, arahy.Tifrunner.gnm2.J5K5, whole genome shotgun sequence contains the following coding sequences:
- the LOC112801316 gene encoding uncharacterized protein isoform X1 produces MAASFAPFLISGGSHVKSPELWSTKKNSYGVGIHLGPKLVVQRKSNLVSRRNRTSSICAEYRDSSGGGGGDFLAGFILGGAIFGTLAYVFAPQIRRSLLNEDEYGFRKAKRPIYYDEGLEQRTRMTLNEKISQLNSAIDNVSSRLRGGNNVPAAKIESDPEVEANI; encoded by the exons atggCTGCTTCTTTCGCGCCATTCTTGATTTCAG GTGGATCTCATGTTAAGTCACCTGAGTTGTGGTCGACAAAGAAAAATTCTTATGGCGTTGGAATCCACCTTGGACCTAAGCTTGTAGTTCAAAGAAAATCAAACCTTGTGAGCAGGAGGAACCGCACTTCATCAATTTGTGCTGAATACCG TGACAgtagtggaggtggaggtggggaTTTTCTTGCTGGCTTTATTCTAGGTGGTGCGATTTTTGGAACTCTGGCATATGTCTTTGCTCCCCAG ATCAGAAGATCTCTGCTAAATGAAGATGAATATGGGTTTCGGAAGGCCAAAAGACCAATATATTACGACGAAGGGTTAGAG CAGAGGACCCGTATGACCTTGAACGAAAAGATAAGCCAACTAAACTCTGCTATTGACAATGTCTCTTCGCGTTTGAGAGGTGGCAATAATGTGCCTGCTGCAAAGATAGAAAGTGATCCTGAAGTGGAGGCTAACATCTGA
- the LOC112801316 gene encoding uncharacterized protein isoform X2 has translation MAASFAPFLISGGSHVKSPELWSTKKNSYGVGIHLGPKLVVQRKSNLVSRRNRTSSICAEYRDSSGGGGGDFLAGFILGGAIFGTLAYVFAPQIRRSLLNEDEYGFRKAKRPIYYDEGLERTRMTLNEKISQLNSAIDNVSSRLRGGNNVPAAKIESDPEVEANI, from the exons atggCTGCTTCTTTCGCGCCATTCTTGATTTCAG GTGGATCTCATGTTAAGTCACCTGAGTTGTGGTCGACAAAGAAAAATTCTTATGGCGTTGGAATCCACCTTGGACCTAAGCTTGTAGTTCAAAGAAAATCAAACCTTGTGAGCAGGAGGAACCGCACTTCATCAATTTGTGCTGAATACCG TGACAgtagtggaggtggaggtggggaTTTTCTTGCTGGCTTTATTCTAGGTGGTGCGATTTTTGGAACTCTGGCATATGTCTTTGCTCCCCAG ATCAGAAGATCTCTGCTAAATGAAGATGAATATGGGTTTCGGAAGGCCAAAAGACCAATATATTACGACGAAGGGTTAGAG AGGACCCGTATGACCTTGAACGAAAAGATAAGCCAACTAAACTCTGCTATTGACAATGTCTCTTCGCGTTTGAGAGGTGGCAATAATGTGCCTGCTGCAAAGATAGAAAGTGATCCTGAAGTGGAGGCTAACATCTGA